In the genome of Abyssalbus ytuae, the window TTTCTTATTATATAATTTTTGCGGTCATGAATATTATTAATGACTCCTATTGTTTCGTCTCCTACACTTTCAAGATCAAAGTCTACTATATCTCCCACCGCCACAGGATTAGTACTCTTTATACCTTGTATTCTGAACTTACCTTTTATTCTGCATTCAAATTCTTTTCCTTCATTCGTTTTTACCGTATACCAACTTCCGGTAGACTTATAAACTGTACCTGTCATTAAGTAATTGTTATTTATGTTTTACAAAGTAACAATTTTCTTTGGGTTCAATCCTTATATAATATATTTGATTAATATAAACTTTTAACACTGTTTGATTGTGAAAAAGTATGATTTACTTCTAACGGCAGGGAAGAGGCTCCAAAACGGATTGAATGTTTGAGGTTGTGCTTCGAGATGGATAGGGTTGCTTATAAGGTAGTATCCTATAAAGTGTACTCTGATTTGCCTTATGTATTTTTCCCCTCTCAAGAAGGGTCTCTTTTCATGAGTAACTGTTGTGTCCCGATTTGCAGCGAGAGGGTACCGGTCATGTATAAGTTATATTTTCGGAATGTCCCCTTTTTTAATCCATGATTTTTATCCTGCCTCCTGCAAAGGTTTTCTTAGAAACTTCTGCCGGATTACCATATACATACACATCGCCCCCTGCCTTTACGTTTATGTCTACCCTTTTAGTGGCAAAAACTTCTGCCTCCCCGGCTGCGGTTATTTTTACATCGGAACTTTGTGTTTCCAGACTTTTTCCTTCAAATATGCCTCCGGTATTTAAAACGATCTCTTGGTATTTGGCTAAGCCGGAAGCTTCAATAATTCCGCCGGTGACTGCTCTTATTTTTGCATATTCCACTTCTAAACCGGCTCTTATATATGCTCCTTCCTGTACCCGAAGCTCTATATTGTCTTGTTTTACAAGTTCATTTAAAGTTATCCTGGAGCCTTCATTGCCATCAATTACATTTAAATTCGTATAGTAAACTTCTACAAAAGTATCTTCTCCATGGAAAATTTTGTCTAATACCATTCTCACCTTAAGCACCCCGTTTTTGTTAACAATTTCAATATCTTCTACATTGCGTCCTTTAATCATCACCTTGTTTTCATCTGCCCGGATAAGGTTTACCTCAATCAGGTCAAACACTTTTACCTGGTTAAACTCTCCCACTTTTTTCTCTATTACATGTTGTGAGAATACATTGTACGACAATAATATCAAACAAAAAGTTGCTATACTATTTTTCATGATTTATAATTTTTAAGACTATCTTAAAGATGAATTTAAAATTAAATTGTTACAGAAGGAGCAAAAAAAAAATCCCACTTGCAGCGGGATTTTGTATATTAAATTTTATCCGTTAATTATTTTTTCCTGATGATTAATGGACTCCTGGTGGATGGCTTTGAAAATTCTTAGTACAAACTCTTCACTAAGTCCTTTTTCTTCACCTTCCAAAATCATTTTCCCCAGGATTTCATTCCACCGTTTAGATTGAAGTACTGCAACATTTTTCTGTTTTTTAAGCACTCCTATATCGCCGGAAACTTTCATTCTTTTACTTAAGGTTTCTATAAGATTATTGTCAATAATATCTATTTGCGCCCTTAAATTACCTAATCTGGTATTATATTCTGCTTCTTCATCGGTTTCCTTTCTAATTATCAGATCTTTCATTATTTGTTTTAATTTATCGGGAGTAACTTGTTGTGCGGCATCACTCCATGCATTATCGGGGTCAATATGCGTTTCAATCATTAAACCATCAAAATTTAAATCTAAAGCTGTTTGTGAAACATCGAAAATCATATCCCTTCTGCCGGTAATATGAGAAGGATCACAAATAAGAGGAAGATCGGGAAATTTATTTTGAAGTTCTATGGCAAGTTGCCATTCGGGAATATTGCGATATTTTGTTTTTTCATAGGTTGAAAAGCCCCGGTGAATAACTCCCAGTTTTTTTATGTTTTTAGTATATAGCCTTTCTATTCCTCCCAGCCACAATGATAAATCCGGGTTTACAGGATTTTTAACGAGAACTATTTTATCGGTGCCTTCAAGAGCATCGGCAATTTCCTGTACTATAAAAGGACTAACTGTAGAGCGTGCGCCTATCCAAAGTAAATCAATATCATGCTCTAATGCCAGTTTTACGTGGGCAGCATTGGCTACTTCGGTAGCTGTTTTCATTCCTGTTTCTTCTTTAACTCTCTGAAGCCATTTAAGACCTAATGCGCCTACTCCTTCAAAATTACCTGGGCGTGTTCTGGGTTTCCATATTCCTGCCCTGTAATAATTTACATCTGAATTTTTTAGCTCATGTGCTATTTTTAACACCTGCTCTTCTGTCTCTGCACTACATGGACCGGCTATTACTAACGGATGGTCAAGTTTTAAGTCATCTAACCACGATCTTAATGCTTTAGAATTTTCCATTTTTACTATTTGTTATTCGTTGTTATTCCTTTTAATATTTCTTTAATACGATTTGTGTTTTCCATTTCACTGTGAATTGAATTAAAATCATCTTTTTTCATTAATTCCTTAAACTGTGTAAGGTTTTCTATATACTCTTCCAGGGTTTCAATCACATTTTCTTTGTTCTGCTCAAAAATCGGCGTCCACATTTCGGGAGAACTTTTTGCCAGCCTTACGGTGCTTTCAAAACCACTTCCTGCCATATCAAAAATATCACGTTCGTTTCTTTCTTTTTCAATTACTGTTTTTCCCAGCATAAAAGAACTTATATGCGATAAATGAGACACATAGGCTATATGCTTATCATGCGACTTGGGATCCATATATCGTATTCTCATTCCCATATCCGAAAATAGCTGCATTGCTTTTTCCTGAAACTTAAAAGCGGTCTTTTCAACTTCGCAGACTATGTTTGTTTTTCCCTTAAATAAATTTTCAACTGCTGCATCCGGACCTGAAAATTCTGTCCCTGCTATAGGATGGGCTGCCAGAAAATTTCTTCTTTTGGGATGATCTTTAACTTTTTCGCAAATTAAATACTTTGTTGACCCAACATCAAAAACAACAGCATTATCATTTACGACATCCAAAACACGGGATATCACATTTACAGCTGCATTTACAGGTATTGCCAGGATAACAATATCGGCTCTTTCAAGGTCGTCAAAAGAGGCCTTTTTATCAACAAAGCCAATTTCCAAAGCCCGGTTTAAATGGTGTTCATTATTATCTATTCCATAAATTACCAGATTATTGTAAGCTGCCTTGATATCAAGTGCCATAGACCCTCCTATTAAACCTAGCCCTACAACGAAAATATTCATATTGATTTACGAATTATGATTTAGAATTAATATTATTCACTTCTAAAACCGGTTTATTGCTTCTTCTATTTTTTCTTCGGGCACACATAGTGAAAACCTGATATACCCTTTACCATTACTGCCAAATATTGTTCCGGGTGTTATAAAAATACTTTTGGTGTAGAGTATATTATCTATAAAATCTTCAGCAGACCCCACTCCTTCCGGTAATTTCGCCCATACAAACATACCTACCGAATTTTTATCATAGGTACATTTCAAAACATCAGCCAGTTTAAAAATTAAATTACGGCGTTTTTTATACAGTTCATTGAGTTGTTTATACCAGTCGGTTGAAAGTTGCAGTGCCGTTACGGCTCCTTTTTGTATCCCGTAAAACATACCGCTATCCATATTGCTTTTTACTTTAAGAACAGCATTAATATTATCTTTATTTCCCATTACCATTCCCACACGCCAGCCGGCCATATTAAAGGTTTTGCTTAGGGAGTTTAACTCCAGCACAACTTCTTTTGCCCCCTGTATGTTTAAAATACTTACCTGATTTTCATTCAATACAAAGCTGTATGGATTGTCATTAACCAATAATATTTTATGTTTTTTTGCAAAGGCAATTAATTTTTCAAACAATTGATGATTACCATTGGTTCCGGTTGGCATATGCGGGTAATTTAACCACATTAATTTTACCTTTGAAAGATCTTGTTTTTCTATTTCGTTAATATCAGGCAGCCAACCATTGTTTTCATGAAGGTTGTAATATTTAGCTTTACCTCCCACTAAATTTGTTACCGATGTATAAGTAGGGTATCCCGGATCAGGAATTAATACTTCATCTCCTTCATTTAAAAAAGCCATACTAACATGTAATATTCCTTCTTTAGACCCCATTAACGGAAGAATCTCGGTATTATAATCAAGCGACACATTAAAATGTGTTTGGTAAAAGTTGGCAATTGCCTGCCTTAATTCAGGCAAACCCTGATAACTTTGATACTGATGGGCATTAAAATCAAAAACCGAATTTTTTAATGCTTCAATCACCTCTGCCGAGGGGGCTAAATCCGGGCTTCCTATACCCATATTTATTATGGGCTTGCCCTGGGAAGCCAGTTCTCTTACTTCTCTTAATTTTTTTGAAAAGTAGTATTCTTCTACAGTGTGTAAACGCTTTGCTACTTCAATCATATTCTGGCGTTTTTATATTCTCCTAATATTTTAAAATGTTCAGCCATTATTTCCAAAATGGCTTTTGCTTTAGCATAATCTGAATATTCATCAAAAGTTACATCTACAAAAAATGCATACTTCCACGGGGTTTCAATTTTGGGCAACGACTGAATTTTAGTCAGATTCAATTTACAGTCACTCATCACATTCAAAACTGCCGCCAGGCTTCCTCTTTTATGATCTAATTCAAATTTAAGGGAGGCTTTGTTTATTTCTTCTTCCGGCAGAACAGAGTTTACCGTCTGAATTATTACGAATCGCGTTGCATTATTTTTAATAGTTTGTATTTCGGGGGCTAAAATTTCCATATCAAACAATTCAGCCGCGGTTTTACTTGCCACTGCCCCGATCCCTTTCAAATTTTTTTCACGTATTCTTCTGGCTACTTCCGCAGTATCAGCATCTTCTACCAGTTTTATAAAGGGGTATTGTTTAAAAAACTCTTTACATTGTAACAAAGCCATAGGATGAGAATACACCTCTTTGATATCTTCTATTTTTTGTCCCGGAAGAACCATTAAATTTTGATGTACATTTATATAATGCTCTCCGGTTATATGAAGGTGGTTACTATCGATTAATGCATAATTGGGTATAATAGAGCCGGCAATGGAATTCTCTATTGCCATTACCCCCATACCGGATTGTTTGTTTAACAAACTACTCACCAGTGTGTCAAAGGAAAGGCATTCATGTATTGAAACATTTTCATTAAAATATTCTCTGGCCACCTGATGATGGAAAGAACCTTTTATACCTTGTATTGCTACTACTTTATTCATTAAAATTATTCTATAAAAAAAGTCCCGAATTTACTCGGGACTTTGTATATATCGTTACAAAAAATAACCTATAACTGTCCCGCCTTTTCTTTAAAGAAATAAAAGAAAAAGTAAAAAGTGTTCCAGTTAAAAGTTATTGATCTCATAGTTGTCAAAAATGATGCAGCTAATGTAGTTATTAATCTTAAATTTTAAAATTGTTTTTGACTTTTTTGATCAAAATTGAAAAATTATCATAAAATTTAAAATTTTGTTACATCTTATCACATTTTTATAAGTTTAAAAAACCATCTTTTGAAGATTATTCAAAAACACCTATATTACTTTTAGTTCTTTCCCCACTTTAATAAATGCATTTACAGCTTTTTCTAAATGAGATTGTTCATGAGCTGCAGAGAGTTGTACCCTTATTCTTGCTTTTCCTTTTGGTACTACCGGATAAAAGAATCCTATTACATATATACCTTCTTCTAATAATCTTGCCGCAAACTCCTGTGCTAATTTAGCATCATATAGCATTACGGGTACTATGGGATGATCTCCGGGAATTATATCAAACCCGGCAGCGGCCATTTCTTTCCTGAAATATTTTGTGTTTTCTTCAAGTTTATCTCTTAATGAAGTTGAAGAACTTAGCAGTTCCAGAACTTTGATAGACCCTCCCACTATTGAAGGTGCTACTGTATTTGAAAACAAATAAGGCCTTGAACGTTGTCTTAACATTTCTACTATTTCTTTTCTGGCTGCAGTAAAACCGCCTGAAGCGCCTCCCAAGGCTTTACCATAGGTGCCGGTAATAATATCCACTCTGCCCATTACATTCCTGTATTCATGGGTCCCCCTGCCTGTTTTGCCTATAAAACCTGTGGAATGACATTCATCTATCATTACCATTGCTTGGTACTTATCTGCCAGATCACATATTTTATCCAGCTGGGCTATGGTCCCGTCCATAGAAAAAGATCCGTCGGTAACTATTAGTTTTCTTCTGCAGTTTTTAGCTTCCTTTAATTTTTCTTCCAAATCCTGCATATTATTATGTGAGTATCTGAAACGTTGGGCTTTACACAATCGAATTCCGTCAATAATTGAGGCGTGGTTTAATTCATCTGAAATAATGGCATCTTCAGGGCCCAGGATAGGTTCAAATACACCACCGTTTGCATCAAAAGCAGCAGCGTACAGGATACAATCTTCCATTCCTAAAAAATCTGCTGTTTTTTGTTCCAGTTGTTTGTGAATGTCCTGGGTGCCACATATAAACCTCACTGAAGACATTCCATATCCATGAGTATCTATTGCTTCTTTTGCTGCCTTGATAACATCCGGATGAGAAGAAAGTCCTAGGTAGTTGTTTGCACAAAAATTCAGCACTTCATCAGATACTGTAGTATTTATCTCAGCTCCCTGCGGCGTGGTAATTATTCTTTCAGATTTAAACAAGCCCGCCTCTTTAATATCTTCCAGTTCTTTTTGTAGTTGTTCTTTTATATTTGAAAACATTTGATACTATTTTAAATTAAGCTTTTTGCTTTGTATTTTTCTTTTAGTTTATTTATCATCACCGAAGTTATATCATCCAAATTAAATTTTTGCTTCCAGCCCCAATCTTTTTTTGCTTCAGAATCATTAATACTCCCTGGCCAATTCCGGGCTATCTTTTGCCTGAAATCCGGGGAATACACCACCTCAAAATCCGGATATATTTTTTGAATGGAATTTACCACTTCCGAAGGCGAAAAGCTTACACCGGAAATATTATATGAAGTTCTAACTTTTATTTTATCTGCCGGGGCTTCCATTAATTCTAAGGTTGCTCTTATTGCATCATCGATAAACATCATAGGTAAGGTAGTGTCTGATTTTAAAAAACAACTGAATTTTTCCTGTTTAACTGCCTTGTGATAAATATCTACTGCATAATCGGTTGTACCACCACCGGGCATAGATTGATAACCTATAATCCCCGGAAAACGTAAAGACCTTACATCCAATCCATATTTTAAATAATAATAATGAGCCCAGTTTTCTCCTGCTACTTTACTTATACCGTACACAGTGGACGGGTCTAAAAAAGAATGTTGGGGTGTATTATCCTTTTGAGCATTATCGCCAAATACTGCTATAGAACTGGGATAAAAAACTTTACTTATTCCTGAAATTCTGGATACCTCCAGTACATTTAACCAGGTCTTCATATTTATTTCCCAGGTATTAAGGGGTTGTTCTTCTCCTTTAGCCGATAAAATTGCTGCCAGATGATATATTTGAGTAATGTTATATTTTGACACAATAGTTTGTATGCGGCTTTTATTGGTAGCATCTATAATTTCAAATATACCATCATATTCTTCATTCAGGTATAAATCGGAAGCTATTACATGTTCTTCATCATATTTGTCTTTTAAAGCTTCGGTTAACACTGATCCCAACTGACCGTTGGCCCCTATAATGAGGATACGTTCACTACCTTTATTAATCATATATAAAAAGAATTATTGCCTGACTAAATTACAAAATATAGACTTATTATTTATAAAACACTTATAATTCAGATAATTTTACTTTTTATAAAATAAAATTTAGTTATTTTTACTTTCACCCGAAGCCAATCAGCGAAAATAAAGATTTTTATATGGACAAACTTGACCCAACAGACATCAGAATTCTTCAGATACTGCAAAATGATTCAAAAAAAACCACTAAGGAAATTGCCAAAATTTTAAATTTGACTTCTTCTCCGGTTTATGAAAGAATACGAAGACTTGAAAAACAAGGGTTTATAAAAAAATATGTAGCGATATTAGACAAAACACTCATTAACAAAACCGTTACTGCCATATGTCAGGTTTCTATGAGATACCATAATAAAGCGTTTATTGAAAATTTTGAAGAACAAATACAAAATTTAGATGAAGTTCAGGAATGCTACCATATGGCAGGCCAGGTAGATTTTTTGCTGAAAATAAACACCCAAAGCCTGGAAGAATATCATGATTTTGTAAAAAACAAACTTTCCAAAATTGAAAACATCGGAATTTTAAACAGCACTTTTGTACTTAAAGAAATTAAACATACTTCGGAATACTATATTTAATACATCAAACAAAAAATTATTTATTTAATTATCTATTTTTGAAAAAATCATTTTCATGTCAATAGAGGTTCATAAAATATCTAAAAACTATAATAATCAAAAGGCTTTAAACAACATTTCTTTTTCAATAAAGAAAGGAGAGATTGTCGGTTTTCTGGGTCCTAACGGTGCGGGTAAATCTACGATGATGAAAATATTGACCTCATACATAACGGCTAATGAGGGAAATGCGGTTGTAAACGGATTTGATGTATTAAAATACAAGCAGGATGTACAAAAAAGTATTGGTTATTTACCGGAACATAACCCTTTGTATCCTGAAATGTATGTAAAAGAATATCTTCATTTTAATGCTGATGTGTATAAAGTGCCCAAAAGCAGAATTGATGAAGTTATTACCCTTACCGGCTTAACTTCCGAATCACATAAAAAAATAGGACAGTTATCAAAAGGTTATCGCCAGCGTGTGGGTTTGGCTACTGCACTTTTACACAATCCTGATGTGTTAATTTTAGATGAGCCAACTACAGGTCTTGACCCAAACCAGCTTTCGGAGATAAGAGCTCTTATTAAAAACACAGGCAAAGAAAAAACCGTACTGTTATCAACCCACATCATGCAGGAAGTAGAAGCTATTTGTGACCGGGTTATAATAATTAATAAAGGAAAAATTGTGGCCGATAAAAAACTTACTGCCTTACGTGAGGATCAAAAGCAAATAATTGAAGTTGAGTTTGATTACCGGGTGGAAGAAGTATTACTGAAAGGATTACCTAATATTGAAAAGGTTACAAATATTATTGGCTTTGTATATGAACTAACTTTTGATACTTCCAAAGATATGAGGCCTGTAGTTTTTGATTTTGCTCATGATAACGGGTTAAAAATCTTACACCTCAACACAAAAAACAAAAATCTGGAAACCCTGTTTAAAGAATTGACTTCTAATTAATCTCTGAAAATAAGTTTACCTTTATAATACTCGGTAACGTTAACCTCATCAGGATGGTTGACTGAAATCAGATTTCCCGTCCCATACAAATTCCCGGCAAGGGTACTTACTGCGTGTACAATTATATCGTTTGAACCTCTGTGGTAGATACTAACATTATTGCAAATAAGGTCTTCCCCTTCAAATCTTCCGTTACCCGAAGCAAAGTTAATACTTAACAAATTGGTAGTCCCCGATATATAGCAATTAGATAAATTGTTAAAAACAAGCCTAAAGGATTGATTGTTTATCTGAAGATAAAAATCTCCCACGGTCTGATATTCTTCTCTGTAATTTTCTGAATAAATAACTAAATCGGGGTAAGTTAACACTCCCTCCGATTTTATATCGAACTGGGTAGAACTTCTTATTTCAGTAATATCAGGAGAGGTAACTAAAATTTTTGTGGGGTCATAACTTCTGAAGTAATTACAACTATTGTTATCTGATAAAATAAGTTGTCCGTCAACAACTTCAACTTTCACATCATCCAGTAAATTTTTTCCTGTTTTAACTACTACTTTATATTCATCACCTTCTGTCAAAGTCATTTCAACGCCTTCATTAACCAAAATTTTATTAAATGAAGATACTTCAAATTCTTTCTGCACCGAATCTCCCCTGGTTTGAAAACAATCATTAGCAGATTCATTATTACAAGCAAATAAAACTAATCCTATTATGTATACAAATCTTCTCATCAAAATCTACATCCAATTCCAAATTCTACAGATTCCGCCTTGGCTCCATGAGACTTGAGGGTTAATGCTGCAAAAATATTTTTACCAAAATAACGTTTTAATCCGGCTCTTATATATGTTTTACCTTCAAAATCTACCGGATAATACACGTAGTATCCATACTGGGCTACTACAGAAAATCTGTTTACAAACAATTCATGTCCGGCAAAAATCCCTACACGTTTGTAATCTTCACTTCCTTTAATATTTTCTTCCGGAAACGAAATGCTTTTATACTTTATATATTCTTTTAAAAAATTAGAATAAAAAACTTCCGTTCCTAATTGAAAGGCACTTTTTCTGCTTATTCTTTTATCAGCATATGCCGAAAATATATAAAATGAATATTGCCCGCTACCAATCACGTCACTTTCGTTAATTCCTGTCCGGAAAACAAGATTAAATTTAACGGGTTCCGTAATCTTTA includes:
- a CDS encoding NAD-dependent epimerase/dehydratase family protein, encoding MINKGSERILIIGANGQLGSVLTEALKDKYDEEHVIASDLYLNEEYDGIFEIIDATNKSRIQTIVSKYNITQIYHLAAILSAKGEEQPLNTWEINMKTWLNVLEVSRISGISKVFYPSSIAVFGDNAQKDNTPQHSFLDPSTVYGISKVAGENWAHYYYLKYGLDVRSLRFPGIIGYQSMPGGGTTDYAVDIYHKAVKQEKFSCFLKSDTTLPMMFIDDAIRATLELMEAPADKIKVRTSYNISGVSFSPSEVVNSIQKIYPDFEVVYSPDFRQKIARNWPGSINDSEAKKDWGWKQKFNLDDITSVMINKLKEKYKAKSLI
- a CDS encoding bifunctional 3-deoxy-7-phosphoheptulonate synthase/chorismate mutase type II — its product is MENSKALRSWLDDLKLDHPLVIAGPCSAETEEQVLKIAHELKNSDVNYYRAGIWKPRTRPGNFEGVGALGLKWLQRVKEETGMKTATEVANAAHVKLALEHDIDLLWIGARSTVSPFIVQEIADALEGTDKIVLVKNPVNPDLSLWLGGIERLYTKNIKKLGVIHRGFSTYEKTKYRNIPEWQLAIELQNKFPDLPLICDPSHITGRRDMIFDVSQTALDLNFDGLMIETHIDPDNAWSDAAQQVTPDKLKQIMKDLIIRKETDEEAEYNTRLGNLRAQIDIIDNNLIETLSKRMKVSGDIGVLKKQKNVAVLQSKRWNEILGKMILEGEEKGLSEEFVLRIFKAIHQESINHQEKIING
- a CDS encoding Lrp/AsnC family transcriptional regulator, yielding MDKLDPTDIRILQILQNDSKKTTKEIAKILNLTSSPVYERIRRLEKQGFIKKYVAILDKTLINKTVTAICQVSMRYHNKAFIENFEEQIQNLDEVQECYHMAGQVDFLLKINTQSLEEYHDFVKNKLSKIENIGILNSTFVLKEIKHTSEYYI
- a CDS encoding head GIN domain-containing protein, whose amino-acid sequence is MRRFVYIIGLVLFACNNESANDCFQTRGDSVQKEFEVSSFNKILVNEGVEMTLTEGDEYKVVVKTGKNLLDDVKVEVVDGQLILSDNNSCNYFRSYDPTKILVTSPDITEIRSSTQFDIKSEGVLTYPDLVIYSENYREEYQTVGDFYLQINNQSFRLVFNNLSNCYISGTTNLLSINFASGNGRFEGEDLICNNVSIYHRGSNDIIVHAVSTLAGNLYGTGNLISVNHPDEVNVTEYYKGKLIFRD
- a CDS encoding head GIN domain-containing protein, producing the protein MKNSIATFCLILLSYNVFSQHVIEKKVGEFNQVKVFDLIEVNLIRADENKVMIKGRNVEDIEIVNKNGVLKVRMVLDKIFHGEDTFVEVYYTNLNVIDGNEGSRITLNELVKQDNIELRVQEGAYIRAGLEVEYAKIRAVTGGIIEASGLAKYQEIVLNTGGIFEGKSLETQSSDVKITAAGEAEVFATKRVDINVKAGGDVYVYGNPAEVSKKTFAGGRIKIMD
- a CDS encoding prephenate dehydratase; protein product: MNKVVAIQGIKGSFHHQVAREYFNENVSIHECLSFDTLVSSLLNKQSGMGVMAIENSIAGSIIPNYALIDSNHLHITGEHYINVHQNLMVLPGQKIEDIKEVYSHPMALLQCKEFFKQYPFIKLVEDADTAEVARRIREKNLKGIGAVASKTAAELFDMEILAPEIQTIKNNATRFVIIQTVNSVLPEEEINKASLKFELDHKRGSLAAVLNVMSDCKLNLTKIQSLPKIETPWKYAFFVDVTFDEYSDYAKAKAILEIMAEHFKILGEYKNARI
- the kbl gene encoding glycine C-acetyltransferase, which gives rise to MFSNIKEQLQKELEDIKEAGLFKSERIITTPQGAEINTTVSDEVLNFCANNYLGLSSHPDVIKAAKEAIDTHGYGMSSVRFICGTQDIHKQLEQKTADFLGMEDCILYAAAFDANGGVFEPILGPEDAIISDELNHASIIDGIRLCKAQRFRYSHNNMQDLEEKLKEAKNCRRKLIVTDGSFSMDGTIAQLDKICDLADKYQAMVMIDECHSTGFIGKTGRGTHEYRNVMGRVDIITGTYGKALGGASGGFTAARKEIVEMLRQRSRPYLFSNTVAPSIVGGSIKVLELLSSSTSLRDKLEENTKYFRKEMAAAGFDIIPGDHPIVPVMLYDAKLAQEFAARLLEEGIYVIGFFYPVVPKGKARIRVQLSAAHEQSHLEKAVNAFIKVGKELKVI
- the gldA gene encoding gliding motility-associated ABC transporter ATP-binding subunit GldA, with protein sequence MSIEVHKISKNYNNQKALNNISFSIKKGEIVGFLGPNGAGKSTMMKILTSYITANEGNAVVNGFDVLKYKQDVQKSIGYLPEHNPLYPEMYVKEYLHFNADVYKVPKSRIDEVITLTGLTSESHKKIGQLSKGYRQRVGLATALLHNPDVLILDEPTTGLDPNQLSEIRALIKNTGKEKTVLLSTHIMQEVEAICDRVIIINKGKIVADKKLTALREDQKQIIEVEFDYRVEEVLLKGLPNIEKVTNIIGFVYELTFDTSKDMRPVVFDFAHDNGLKILHLNTKNKNLETLFKELTSN
- a CDS encoding pyridoxal phosphate-dependent aminotransferase produces the protein MIEVAKRLHTVEEYYFSKKLREVRELASQGKPIINMGIGSPDLAPSAEVIEALKNSVFDFNAHQYQSYQGLPELRQAIANFYQTHFNVSLDYNTEILPLMGSKEGILHVSMAFLNEGDEVLIPDPGYPTYTSVTNLVGGKAKYYNLHENNGWLPDINEIEKQDLSKVKLMWLNYPHMPTGTNGNHQLFEKLIAFAKKHKILLVNDNPYSFVLNENQVSILNIQGAKEVVLELNSLSKTFNMAGWRVGMVMGNKDNINAVLKVKSNMDSGMFYGIQKGAVTALQLSTDWYKQLNELYKKRRNLIFKLADVLKCTYDKNSVGMFVWAKLPEGVGSAEDFIDNILYTKSIFITPGTIFGSNGKGYIRFSLCVPEEKIEEAINRF
- a CDS encoding prephenate dehydrogenase, with translation MNIFVVGLGLIGGSMALDIKAAYNNLVIYGIDNNEHHLNRALEIGFVDKKASFDDLERADIVILAIPVNAAVNVISRVLDVVNDNAVVFDVGSTKYLICEKVKDHPKRRNFLAAHPIAGTEFSGPDAAVENLFKGKTNIVCEVEKTAFKFQEKAMQLFSDMGMRIRYMDPKSHDKHIAYVSHLSHISSFMLGKTVIEKERNERDIFDMAGSGFESTVRLAKSSPEMWTPIFEQNKENVIETLEEYIENLTQFKELMKKDDFNSIHSEMENTNRIKEILKGITTNNK